One Polyodon spathula isolate WHYD16114869_AA unplaced genomic scaffold, ASM1765450v1 scaffolds_754, whole genome shotgun sequence genomic window, GATAAGCTCCCTTGGGAAAGGCTGGCAAACATACTGTATCTTCCTACGGTTAGTAATACTTTTAAATGGGTCGGGAGCATCAACCATGACAAATAACTCATCGTTGTTTGGTCAGATGGTTAACATGTATAATGTTTCAGGTATCTCTGCCACAAACTACTtcagttgaaaataaatacagtcatGTTAGTCATTCGCCCCTTAGCTGAGATTTAGCACTGAGCTATTGGTAGCGTTATTTATTGGAAAACGTGTGACATTTTACTGCATTCTCTAAAGATTTAATGCATGTTCAGCTGTAGAAGACAGGCTTACGACATTGTATGATTTTATCAGATTATTGTTTTTCGTAATGAAGGTGTACAGTTTTTAAGAGTGTATAGGTTAACATGACTCGCTGCATTGAAAtcaagtttttaattgaaacttaCATTTATGTTTCTCTGTAATGTGTGTATGATCAAGGCACAATACTGTATAATTTacagaacataataaagtttacttGTGGTTGGGTAGGCCTTTTGTGCAGTGTCCTGCGTTGTGTGCAGTGCTTCACAGCGAGAAACACCCTGAATGTGATGCGGCATGTTTTTGCTATAAGTGAAAAACAAAGTGTTCATTGTGTACTCTCTGTTTCAGTAACGCATGGGAGATAGTAAAGGCAACAACATGTCTTTCAGCTGCTCAACTTCACACGATAAAACATCTTCCAGCCACATTGTGCTCTCTTTGACATTCATTAGATGTAGGGTACTGATTGCAATGGCAGATACAGTAGCTGTACTACCAGCTGTCTCTGCTTTTCTCTGATTAGAGTCCTGACTGTGTATTCTGATGATTACAAAATCGCTTTGCTCTATTGTAAAGCTGGAAATATGTGATGAGAGCTTTGGAAATGCGTCAGTGTTGGACGAAGTTGGTTTTGGGCCAAAGCTTTCTCTTGCTTTTCAATGCAACACTCTGTTGTCCTTTGTTGATAAAAGTAGTGCTGAAAAGTGTGCTCTGAATActaaaggtgttttgtttttggcagtCTAGTCTTCTcagacacattttttgtaaagttcCTTGTTCATACtgcaatttcattttattacaccGCAACAGAATGTGTGACTGAAGGCAAAAAATCTAATTCATGGCatggcttcagttttttttttttttttttctgcgttcTTGTTCTTCGTTGCAACAAGTTTAAATTGATTTAGGGTTAGGCCTGAAGATGTCTGAAGCTGAGCAGTTGAAAGAAATGTCCACGGGAGCAAGCTACAACTGTCTTAAGGGTGTGTAAAACTGGAACGGGCACATTTTTGCTTGTTCATACTTCTAAAGTGAAATTCAAGATTAAATAAACCAGAATCGTCATTTGCAACATTGCTAATTCTAAGGTAAAAAATTTAAATCAGAACCTGAACTTAGCAAATTCTACAGGGACTACtgttgcaaacaaaaaaagagtgaCACAATTTAGTAAAAACAATGAATAGTAACTTTAATTGCAGTAGTGCTGTAAGTTTCTGTACCAAAATACTTTAGTGTTTACTTTTTTCATACTAAGCATGTTATTGTCACTTTATACAGTAAGCGAGCGGTACCCAAGATCACACTGTAATATTTGATCAGGGGTTCTAAATCAGCATCCCCaggatgtatttaaaaacacaagcttatatttctgttttttctctATGATACTGAGAACAAAGGAGTTGGCTtttgggtcattccagctcaTGCGGAAGCTATTCTAGGGAGGTGTTTAGTTGTGGTTGATGATACAAAAACCACATGTGATGGAGAAAATTGTCCCAGGGGTAGGAGTTGTGCAACCCCTGCCCTTCATGGTGACAGAGTTGTATGGGGCagttgctgtagccagtgctttTCGACCTTCACAATTCACAAGCACTCAAAAACAGATACTAACATACTTAACGACAATACAGCAGTGTATGCAAGTGACCAAGTCGTTTTGTCCCATAAGCAGCCTTTTTCTTCAATGCCATTGCCATAAAGGACGGTCCCAGAAATGGACACTACAACTGTACAGTCATTCTCAACCTCTAAATGCGTACACCGTTACATGATGCCTGTTCtaaaagctatttaaaacaattcgttattttatttttatttttttagttctgGGTGatctacaatattttaaaaaggcttcTCTTTTCTTCAGTCCTTAAATCTTTTCCAGTTCTTGAAGAAGCTCGTGAAAGCTGGAGACGTACCACGTGCAGTTTTCTTTTACTTGCGACCTCGTAACATTCCCACCAAATCCAATGAAAGCATTCTGCAACAAGATTGAAATACAACATTAACGAGAACttgcaaaacatttgcaaaatgGAATTCTCTCTTAGTATACATACAGCAGGAGGGCAGGCTTCCATGTCTGTAGCACCGTCTCCAATCATCACCACCTTTTTTAAGCCATACTTCTCCTTTAGCAGGCTGATCACCTTCCCTTTCCCACCAGATTCTGCTGTAAGCTGCGTCTCGTCAAACCCAGCATACTCCCCTGGGAGACGGAAGGGAAGAGTCATTTCTCAAGGtgctcagggatggaaataagactcctattgcatagcattttcatccatttcaggttttaatgcATGCTTGATTAgtcccagtgtataggtaacaaacacaggtgcgtcttattaaactccttccAAAACCAGGACTGCAttcaactgctatgcaatggaagtcgaATTTCCATCTCTGGTGCTGGGGATCCCAATCAGCAACACAGAGTAATTAtcttttgtatataaaaacatttgattCATTGAGAAGGACTGGAACTTACTCATTGAATTTACTAAGTTAGGAGAGGTTATGCTATGCATATTAATAAATCGCTTGATCATTTTAAAGCATCTGCAGGGTTAAATATACTACACCTGTGATCAAAAGGAACTCTAGAGTGGGTGAAGATTTAGTAGCATGCACCTAATTCAATTCCCTTGCCTGCTAAACTGCACTAACGAACTTACCGTTGAAGTAAAACTTCAGTCGGTTTGCAAAGACATGGCTCAGGGGGATATTGAGCTGTGTGGCAACGTGCTCCACAATACTGCGAAACCCCCCGGAGATCAGGAATACCTGCACATTGTGCTGCTGGAGACGCTCCACAAGCTCCCTGTACGAGAATAACACAGGGAGCTCAGATCTGCTTTATTGGGGAGTGTTTTATATATTAACATAAGGCATATAAAACCTCACCTTCCTTTAAAGAAATTCCCTGGGCTATAACAGAGCATGAAAATATCAGGTATATAAGATCTTACTGCAACAGTACACTCTGGTACAGTTTCCCAGACTACCTTGGTTTCACATGTATTAAGTGCTCCTACTTTTACGCTTGGAAAAAGACGTGGTTACTTACTGTATGCCTTCTGTTAACTGAGGAGGGTGGTCAGTGATTAACTTGTTCACTTGTTCTCGAGACGGTCTTATAATTGCAAGGCGCTTCGTTAAAGCTGTTTTAAAGGTCATAGTGCCCCCCATAGCTTTGCGAGTCCTGAAATGCAAAGAATTACAGACAACTCACTCCCATTAACAATAACCTTCATTCAAAGCAGCCTCTTCTGAACCTTGCAATTATACTACGATGCTGGTACAGCCTGCTGAAGAATGAGGAAATAAAAAGCATTCAAAGCAGAGGGGTCTAGAAGTTTTAGTCACCAATCGAACAATAAACTGTTTCATCCTTAAGAGAGTGTAATGTCTTGCAGATTTTAACAGTTTGTCAGAGGTAGGTAATAAACTATGATACAAGGgactttgttttctgttaattcaTAACTTGATGTCATCTCCAGACAGTTGgattctgtaaaaacaaaaagttacagaATTTACAGAATGTCCAGGTTGTACAGGAAAAGAAGTTGGTGTGCTTACATCTCTGTCACTGCGTCCCCAACTCCACAGAACTTAGCCAGTTCATCAATGCCTTCCTCTTTGATGACAGTACTATCCACATCGAAACACACCGCATCAGCGCCACGGAATATTGCTTTTGTCTCTAGGAGTGTAGTCATAGCGTTACGGATAATTCTGCAAACAAAGTACAAAAAGGGGTCACAACAACAGCTCTGTACTGCTTCTGAACTGTTGACAGACTTATTTTTAAGCTGCTGGGAAGTTTTCTTTCAGAAGCTTGTTTGCAGAAGGTTTATGCATGAGCATCTGGATAACAAAAAAGGGCTGACGTAAACTGACGGGCACAATAGCACAGCAATCAAGTAGATGCAACGTGGTAGCATTGCAAAAAAACATCAACTACCGCACACATCATCTGGTCATGCGTTAAAGAATCCCACTCGTACGATGAACAGAcattgtttccaaaaaaaaaaagaaaactgcgaCACAGAAATGTTACAAAACACCGGTCTCCCTCGCACCCATAACATACACAAATGCGGGTAAGACAAATTTGACCTAAATAACTGCAGGACTGCTTTGTCAGCATACTAGTTAAATCACGGGTCCTGTTCTTCTCAGACCAAGTATTTATAAGATTCACAGTCAAAGGAAAGGTTATGACCATTTTCACAACTGGTCAGC contains:
- the psph gene encoding phosphoserine phosphatase isoform X1, whose product is MIITAPLTTHRYVRGTGATSVFSNYRNPFRGNVKKFADQTTNTFCNQARIIRNAMTTLLETKAIFRGADAVCFDVDSTVIKEEGIDELAKFCGVGDAVTEMTRKAMGGTMTFKTALTKRLAIIRPSREQVNKLITDHPPQLTEGIQELVERLQQHNVQVFLISGGFRSIVEHVATQLNIPLSHVFANRLKFYFNGEYAGFDETQLTAESGGKGKVISLLKEKYGLKKVVMIGDGATDMEACPPANAFIGFGGNVTRSQVKENCTWYVSSFHELLQELEKI
- the psph gene encoding phosphoserine phosphatase isoform X2, translated to MQYSCMYNQPHGSSHVLCLRSGSPRETCRFADERTPSLVPRIIRNAMTTLLETKAIFRGADAVCFDVDSTVIKEEGIDELAKFCGVGDAVTEMTRKAMGGTMTFKTALTKRLAIIRPSREQVNKLITDHPPQLTEGIQELVERLQQHNVQVFLISGGFRSIVEHVATQLNIPLSHVFANRLKFYFNGEYAGFDETQLTAESGGKGKVISLLKEKYGLKKVVMIGDGATDMEACPPANAFIGFGGNVTRSQVKENCTWYVSSFHELLQELEKI